One region of Wyeomyia smithii strain HCP4-BCI-WySm-NY-G18 chromosome 3, ASM2978416v1, whole genome shotgun sequence genomic DNA includes:
- the LOC129730496 gene encoding troponin C isoform X2 — MEDEEQRLIIMRKAFQMFDTTKSGFIDTVKISTILNTLGQQFDEGELQALIDEEDPEETGKVNFDGFANIASNFLIEEEDAEAMEKELKEAFRLYDREGNGYITTSTLKEILAALDDKLSNEDLDGIINEIDTDGSGTVDFDEFMEMMTGE, encoded by the exons GAGGATGAAGAACAGAGGCTCATCATTATGCGCAAAGCATTCCAGATGTTCGATACAACCAAATCGGGCTTCATCGATACTGTCAAAATTTCCACCATTCTGAACACGCTAGGGCAGCAGTTCGACGAGGGCGAACTGCAGGCGCTTATCGACGAGGAAGATCCGGAAGAAACGGGCAAGGTGAACTTCGATGGATTCGCGAACATCGCCTCGAACTTTCTGATAGAGGAGGAAGATGCCGAAGCGATGGAGAAAGAGTTGAAGGAGGCCTTCAGATTGTACGACCGAGAGGGAAACGGCTACATTACTACCAG CACACTGAAGGAAATTTTGGCTGCTCTCGATGATAAGCTATCGAACGAAGACCTGGACGGCATCATTAATGAAATTGATACTGATGGATCCGGAACTGTTGATTTTGATG AGTTCATGGAAATGATGACCGGAGAGTAA
- the LOC129730496 gene encoding troponin C isoform X3 gives MRKAFQMFDTTKSGFIDTVKISTILNTLGQQFDEGELQALIDEEDPEETGKVNFDGFANIASNFLIEEEDAEAMEKELKEAFRLYDREGNGYITTSTLKEILAALDDKLSNEDLDGIINEIDTDGSGTVDFDEFMEMMTGE, from the exons ATGCGCAAAGCATTCCAGATGTTCGATACAACCAAATCGGGCTTCATCGATACTGTCAAAATTTCCACCATTCTGAACACGCTAGGGCAGCAGTTCGACGAGGGCGAACTGCAGGCGCTTATCGACGAGGAAGATCCGGAAGAAACGGGCAAGGTGAACTTCGATGGATTCGCGAACATCGCCTCGAACTTTCTGATAGAGGAGGAAGATGCCGAAGCGATGGAGAAAGAGTTGAAGGAGGCCTTCAGATTGTACGACCGAGAGGGAAACGGCTACATTACTACCAG CACACTGAAGGAAATTTTGGCTGCTCTCGATGATAAGCTATCGAACGAAGACCTGGACGGCATCATTAATGAAATTGATACTGATGGATCCGGAACTGTTGATTTTGATG AGTTCATGGAAATGATGACCGGAGAGTAA
- the LOC129730496 gene encoding troponin C isoform X1: protein MAAPMKSEDEEQRLIIMRKAFQMFDTTKSGFIDTVKISTILNTLGQQFDEGELQALIDEEDPEETGKVNFDGFANIASNFLIEEEDAEAMEKELKEAFRLYDREGNGYITTSTLKEILAALDDKLSNEDLDGIINEIDTDGSGTVDFDEFMEMMTGE from the exons GAGGATGAAGAACAGAGGCTCATCATTATGCGCAAAGCATTCCAGATGTTCGATACAACCAAATCGGGCTTCATCGATACTGTCAAAATTTCCACCATTCTGAACACGCTAGGGCAGCAGTTCGACGAGGGCGAACTGCAGGCGCTTATCGACGAGGAAGATCCGGAAGAAACGGGCAAGGTGAACTTCGATGGATTCGCGAACATCGCCTCGAACTTTCTGATAGAGGAGGAAGATGCCGAAGCGATGGAGAAAGAGTTGAAGGAGGCCTTCAGATTGTACGACCGAGAGGGAAACGGCTACATTACTACCAG CACACTGAAGGAAATTTTGGCTGCTCTCGATGATAAGCTATCGAACGAAGACCTGGACGGCATCATTAATGAAATTGATACTGATGGATCCGGAACTGTTGATTTTGATG AGTTCATGGAAATGATGACCGGAGAGTAA